A single genomic interval of Atribacterota bacterium harbors:
- a CDS encoding dihydrofolate reductase family protein, with protein sequence MRIDCIIGMSLDARIDWIKNPQELQEIYYGIVIQSQYDGIICGSTTILDATYDENNTEKYSHQQLIVIDSKGKIKNWPIIKKQAWWNDKPIVFCSKETKTDYLNKLEEEDINYIVTGEHRVKLKDSLLIVEKKYGIQTLRIDSGGSLLGHMLREQLVDNIVTIIVPQMTGGMSPKNIFVANDLDNIDGVISLKLKDCKVIKKQYVVIKHEVQK encoded by the coding sequence ATGCGTATTGATTGTATTATTGGAATGAGCTTAGATGCCCGGATTGATTGGATAAAAAATCCTCAAGAATTACAGGAAATTTACTATGGTATCGTTATACAATCACAATATGATGGTATTATTTGTGGCAGCACAACCATATTGGATGCAACTTATGATGAAAACAATACTGAAAAATATTCCCATCAACAATTAATTGTCATTGATAGTAAAGGTAAAATAAAAAATTGGCCAATTATTAAAAAGCAAGCTTGGTGGAACGATAAGCCTATTGTTTTTTGCTCAAAGGAAACCAAAACTGATTATCTTAATAAACTGGAAGAGGAGGATATTAATTATATTGTTACAGGGGAACACAGAGTCAAACTAAAAGACTCATTATTAATAGTTGAAAAGAAGTATGGAATTCAAACATTACGAATTGACAGTGGTGGTAGTTTATTAGGCCATATGCTTCGAGAACAGCTGGTTGATAATATTGTCACGATCATTGTTCCTCAAATGACGGGAGGAATGAGTCCTAAAAATATTTTTGTTGCTAACGATCTTGATAATATTGATGGCGTTATCTCCTTGAAATTAAAGGATTGTAAAGTAATCAAAAAACAGTATGTTGTTATCAAACATGAAGTACAAAAATGA
- a CDS encoding OsmC family protein, which translates to MVKCINTDRRYKCIIESSNSKLFSDTTRDKGGSEEGIRPHELLEAALASCLNITIRMTLDNLRIKADNILVRVNLVRNVEDKTIFNYEYNINAELNNYQKEKIEESVTNCPVKQTLLKEISFNKIN; encoded by the coding sequence ATGGTTAAATGTATAAATACAGATAGAAGGTATAAATGTATTATAGAAAGTTCAAATAGTAAACTTTTTTCAGATACTACCAGGGATAAAGGTGGCTCTGAAGAAGGAATCAGACCTCATGAATTGTTGGAAGCAGCCTTAGCTTCCTGTTTAAATATCACTATTAGAATGACTTTAGATAACTTAAGAATTAAGGCGGATAATATCCTGGTTAGAGTTAATTTGGTAAGAAATGTTGAAGACAAAACAATCTTTAATTATGAATATAACATTAATGCAGAGTTAAATAATTATCAAAAGGAAAAAATAGAGGAATCTGTTACCAATTGCCCAGTAAAACAGACCTTACTAAAAGAGATTAGTTTTAACAAAATCAATTAA
- a CDS encoding 2-oxo acid dehydrogenase subunit E2, with the protein MKNIGEYHVKTFPASQLATIDIGFISHMKQYVRALIELDVTVARKLIYEKRRQNQNILCSSLFPASIYPISFTIGSIIKKPGVKNKRVEIREYLYVTVLVDHDIIDGAPAVRALSKLTRLVERGYGWEGN; encoded by the coding sequence GTGAAAAATATTGGTGAATACCACGTAAAAACATTTCCAGCCAGTCAATTAGCGACCATCGATATTGGATTTATCAGTCATATGAAACAGTATGTCAGGGCGTTGATAGAACTGGATGTTACGGTAGCGCGAAAACTGATTTATGAAAAAAGAAGGCAGAATCAGAATATATTATGCTCTTCCCTGTTTCCAGCGAGTATTTATCCTATTTCTTTTACCATCGGCTCGATTATTAAAAAGCCTGGGGTAAAAAATAAAAGGGTAGAGATCAGAGAATATCTTTATGTTACAGTGTTAGTTGATCACGATATCATTGATGGTGCTCCTGCAGTTAGAGCCCTGTCTAAACTTACCAGACTGGTGGAAAGAGGATATGGTTGGGAGGGAAATTGA
- a CDS encoding PhzF family phenazine biosynthesis protein, which yields MRVAIYQIDAFTNEQFKGNPAAVCPLKEWINDNLMQSIAAENNLSETAFFIKRDDEYELRWFTPKGEVDLCGHATLASAYVIFTYLDKRITRAIFQTKSGRLEVSKEGSNLAMIFPSREGKSCNAPELLIKGLRKRPKEVYLSRDYMAVFKTEEEIRNLTLDMEALKQLDGLGTIVTARGEGVDFVSRFFAPKLGVDEDPVTGSSHCTLIPYWKRVLGKNEFVALQLSKRGGKIFCTDLGEKVKISGEAVTYLVGHINI from the coding sequence ATGAGAGTAGCCATCTATCAAATAGATGCCTTTACCAATGAGCAATTTAAGGGAAATCCTGCGGCGGTATGTCCTCTGAAAGAATGGATAAATGATAATTTAATGCAAAGCATTGCTGCAGAGAATAATCTTTCCGAAACCGCTTTCTTTATAAAAAGGGATGATGAATATGAATTGCGTTGGTTTACTCCCAAAGGGGAAGTTGACTTATGCGGACACGCTACTTTAGCTAGCGCTTATGTTATCTTTACCTATCTGGATAAAAGAATTACAAGGGCTATCTTTCAGACTAAAAGCGGAAGGTTAGAGGTAAGCAAGGAAGGGAGTAATCTGGCTATGATCTTTCCTTCCCGGGAAGGAAAATCGTGTAATGCTCCAGAATTGCTTATAAAGGGTCTGAGAAAGAGACCGAAAGAGGTGTACCTATCCAGGGATTATATGGCAGTATTTAAAACAGAAGAAGAAATCAGGAATTTAACATTAGATATGGAGGCATTAAAGCAACTGGACGGATTGGGAACAATTGTAACAGCCAGGGGAGAAGGGGTGGATTTTGTCTCCCGGTTTTTTGCCCCGAAGCTGGGAGTGGATGAAGATCCGGTGACTGGTTCCAGCCATTGTACTTTAATACCTTATTGGAAGAGAGTGTTGGGGAAAAATGAATTCGTAGCATTACAGTTATCGAAGAGAGGTGGAAAAATTTTCTGTACTGATTTGGGTGAAAAAGTCAAAATCTCCGGAGAAGCGGTAACTTATTTAGTAGGACATATCAACATTTAA
- a CDS encoding DUF1801 domain-containing protein, whose amino-acid sequence MKNVPDSPKDIDEYIVNFPPKVQEILKQIRTTIKAAAPGAQGTIKYRMPTFVLSENLVHFAAYKSHIGFYPIPSGIDKFKDELSSYKHAKGSVQFPIDKPIPLRLIRKIVEFRVKEIKAKTSAQKK is encoded by the coding sequence ATGAAAAATGTTCCGGATTCACCCAAAGATATCGATGAATATATCGTCAACTTTCCACCTAAAGTACAAGAAATTCTAAAGCAGATAAGAACTACAATTAAAGCAGCTGCACCCGGTGCACAGGGAACAATCAAATATCGGATGCCCACATTTGTTTTAAGTGAGAATCTGGTACACTTTGCAGCCTATAAGAGCCATATTGGATTTTACCCCATACCTTCTGGAATTGATAAATTCAAGGACGAACTATCATCCTATAAACACGCGAAAGGTTCAGTTCAATTCCCTATCGATAAGCCAATACCTTTAAGGTTGATCAGGAAAATAGTGGAATTCCGGGTAAAAGAAATCAAAGCGAAAACATCAGCCCAAAAGAAGTAA
- a CDS encoding cysteine hydrolase, with amino-acid sequence MRNKQALLVIDMQKEGLLNREVFRKQELINNVNSLIDFFHRKNKPIFFIRHTNQSFLKENTEGWQICEELNLSGADIIINKKNVNVFREPHFLTLLKEFNITEVVITGLVSNGCIKAAVLGALEMGFSAILISDGHSTFHKNAEKIISDCNLQLGKQGTKVVPTVSWLKMQL; translated from the coding sequence ATGAGAAATAAGCAAGCACTGTTGGTGATTGATATGCAAAAAGAAGGCTTGTTAAATAGAGAAGTATTTAGAAAACAAGAGTTAATTAATAATGTAAATAGCTTAATAGATTTTTTTCACAGAAAGAATAAGCCCATATTTTTTATCAGACATACTAATCAGTCTTTTTTAAAAGAAAACACTGAAGGCTGGCAAATATGTGAAGAGCTGAATTTATCCGGAGCAGACATAATTATAAACAAGAAAAATGTCAATGTCTTTCGAGAACCACATTTTTTAACTTTGCTTAAGGAGTTTAACATAACAGAGGTGGTAATCACCGGATTAGTTTCCAATGGATGTATTAAAGCAGCCGTTCTTGGTGCATTAGAGATGGGATTTTCAGCAATATTAATTAGCGATGGACATAGCACCTTCCATAAGAATGCGGAAAAGATTATTTCAGATTGTAATTTACAACTGGGAAAGCAGGGAACCAAGGTAGTTCCTACTGTCTCCTGGCTAAAAATGCAATTATAG
- a CDS encoding helix-turn-helix transcriptional regulator — protein sequence MISGKTIGKNIKKMRVKLGLTRNDLAKKADIKNTKLTKIESGIVNKPSVQTMAKIAQALGVLIENLLNKSATMNKEDTDKHNRT from the coding sequence ATGATAAGTGGAAAAACAATCGGTAAAAATATCAAGAAAATGCGAGTAAAACTTGGCTTAACGCGAAATGATTTAGCCAAGAAAGCGGATATAAAAAATACAAAGCTTACCAAGATCGAAAGCGGTATAGTTAATAAACCAAGCGTTCAAACTATGGCAAAAATCGCCCAAGCTCTTGGTGTTTTAATAGAGAATTTATTAAATAAATCGGCGACAATGAACAAGGAAGATACTGACAAACACAATAGAACCTGA
- the tadA gene encoding tRNA adenosine(34) deaminase TadA, with protein sequence MIDNIHQMIMQEAIQLAWEAFYREEVPVGALIVLDEQIIARAFNEKEMTHDPTAHAEIIALREACARVNSWHLDDAIMYVTLEPCPMCAYAIIQARLKKLIFGAYDPKAGAAGSVINIFEKKLFNHEIEVIGGILEDECGAVLKKFFLNRR encoded by the coding sequence ATGATAGATAATATTCACCAGATGATAATGCAAGAAGCGATTCAACTGGCCTGGGAGGCTTTTTACAGGGAAGAGGTTCCGGTTGGAGCATTAATCGTTTTAGATGAACAGATTATTGCCAGGGCATTTAATGAGAAGGAAATGACCCATGACCCCACCGCTCATGCTGAAATTATAGCACTACGTGAAGCATGTGCCAGAGTAAATAGCTGGCATCTGGATGATGCAATAATGTATGTAACTTTAGAACCATGTCCCATGTGTGCTTATGCTATCATTCAAGCCCGACTAAAGAAACTCATTTTTGGAGCATATGATCCTAAAGCAGGAGCTGCGGGCAGTGTTATTAACATTTTTGAAAAAAAGCTGTTTAACCATGAGATAGAAGTCATTGGTGGTATCCTGGAGGATGAATGCGGCGCAGTATTGAAGAAGTTTTTCCTGAATAGAAGATAA
- a CDS encoding thioesterase, with the protein MKQAFNKTFEVHSYDVLNNQQLNPVKLIDYFNDTAGHHSESLGYSIETLFKKGYSWILLSWNISINRWPHLRERIEIETWISRIKRCFAYREFLIKSNQNESIIKASSHWIFYNMNKQRPAKIPLALSNLWLIKPVEACSLSIINSFLLREPKYQNEEKEYVVQMQDIDILGHVHNSRYIGWIMENKPEIIKQHYTLKHLQVLYHHEIKYPGEIMVQQKIFPQQDKSKQLISDQIWDKNKQRVATEVVTQWQLFK; encoded by the coding sequence ATGAAACAGGCTTTTAATAAAACATTTGAAGTACATTCATATGATGTTTTAAATAATCAGCAATTAAATCCAGTTAAATTAATCGACTATTTTAATGATACTGCAGGACACCACTCTGAATCATTAGGCTATTCCATAGAAACCTTATTTAAAAAAGGATATTCCTGGATACTACTCTCCTGGAATATCAGTATTAATAGATGGCCTCATTTAAGAGAGAGGATTGAAATCGAAACCTGGATTTCTCGGATTAAGAGATGTTTCGCTTATCGAGAGTTTTTAATAAAAAGCAATCAGAATGAGAGTATAATTAAGGCGTCTTCTCACTGGATCTTCTATAATATGAATAAACAAAGACCAGCAAAAATACCTTTGGCATTATCAAATCTTTGGCTAATTAAACCAGTAGAAGCATGCTCCTTATCAATTATAAATTCATTCCTTCTCAGGGAACCTAAATATCAAAATGAAGAAAAAGAATATGTTGTTCAAATGCAAGATATTGATATCCTGGGTCATGTTCATAACTCCAGATATATAGGCTGGATTATGGAAAACAAGCCCGAGATAATAAAACAGCATTATACCCTAAAACATCTACAGGTTTTATATCATCATGAAATTAAATATCCAGGAGAAATTATGGTGCAACAAAAAATATTCCCCCAGCAAGATAAATCAAAACAGCTGATATCTGATCAAATATGGGATAAAAATAAGCAGAGAGTTGCTACTGAGGTGGTAACTCAGTGGCAGCTTTTTAAATAA
- a CDS encoding Xaa-Pro peptidase family protein codes for MFNKKYTDKLRKLMGNNNIDAIIIGPSVDLDFLTGFNPRICERFQAFFILSNGQSFHISPQLYFEEAEKHLSGQADLFMWKDSENFLDAVEQANRKYHLTGKTIAINSTIRGVDLLELKDRLPANFVSGHELLEALRIKKEKSEVEKLRLAAQIADEVVGETIAYINPGRTEKDIKKKIKELFTQRGVSLAFDPIVASGPNSSMPHYCDDSRTIQKEDIIILDLGCQYEGYCSDISRTVFVGNITEEQQQVYHIVLKANRTAEAKVKIGVSAEDVDKAARDIITQAGYGQYFLNRTGHGIGISVHEAPYIRTGNKQILEQGMSFSIEPGIYLKNRFGIRIEDIVVVGDSKSDILNNFSKEIIVIK; via the coding sequence ATGTTTAATAAAAAATATACTGATAAACTTCGCAAGTTAATGGGAAACAATAATATCGATGCCATCATAATTGGTCCCTCGGTTGATTTGGATTTTTTGACTGGATTTAATCCCCGCATTTGCGAAAGATTCCAGGCCTTCTTTATTTTATCAAACGGCCAATCTTTTCATATCTCCCCACAGCTTTATTTTGAGGAGGCTGAAAAACACCTCTCCGGCCAGGCAGACCTCTTTATGTGGAAAGACAGTGAAAATTTCTTAGACGCAGTTGAGCAAGCCAACCGGAAGTATCATCTGACAGGTAAAACAATTGCCATCAACAGCACCATAAGAGGAGTAGACCTATTGGAACTTAAAGATCGGCTTCCGGCCAACTTTGTCAGTGGACATGAGCTATTGGAGGCACTAAGAATTAAAAAGGAGAAAAGTGAAGTAGAAAAACTAAGGCTAGCTGCCCAGATAGCCGATGAGGTGGTGGGGGAGACTATCGCATACATCAATCCCGGCCGGACCGAAAAAGATATCAAAAAGAAGATAAAGGAACTATTTACCCAAAGGGGAGTTAGCCTTGCCTTTGATCCTATTGTGGCCTCTGGTCCCAATAGCTCTATGCCCCACTACTGTGATGATTCCCGAACCATCCAAAAAGAGGATATCATTATTTTAGATTTAGGCTGTCAGTATGAAGGCTATTGTTCTGATATATCCAGAACTGTTTTTGTTGGCAACATCACAGAGGAACAACAGCAGGTCTATCACATCGTCCTAAAAGCCAATAGAACTGCTGAGGCAAAGGTTAAAATAGGGGTCAGCGCAGAGGATGTGGATAAAGCAGCACGGGATATCATTACCCAGGCAGGCTATGGCCAGTACTTCCTCAACAGAACAGGACACGGCATTGGTATCAGCGTACATGAAGCGCCCTACATCAGGACCGGCAACAAACAGATCTTAGAGCAGGGTATGTCCTTCAGTATAGAGCCTGGTATCTATCTCAAGAATAGATTTGGAATACGTATTGAGGATATTGTAGTGGTGGGAGATAGTAAGTCTGATATCCTGAATAATTTTTCTAAGGAGATTATTGTAATTAAATAA
- a CDS encoding ABC transporter permease, producing MAQVNQIKIAQPKLLVKIRRLLFDNSVPLLFIVICLAGVYFSKLPLVFILNTLLSRITRNSFLVLALVIPVIAGLGLNFGIVIGAMAGQFAIIIVTHYKIAGFPGFMMCLLLATPIAILFGIITAMLLNRTKGQEMITSMIAGFFANGVYQFILLFLVGTLIPIKNPDLVLSRGIGIRNTIDLATETGLKYALDDVFKYPLFNVLVAISIALLIGLCIDYYLKRKKGYEGIDNFKFTTQIIIMIFVLAASLYIIMTGSILRTVKLPIVTSLFIAALWSFNELIMKTKLGQDFRTVGHDMEIAKISGINVERTRIIAMVISTVFAAWGQIIFLQNIGTLSTYGSHVQIATFSIAAILLGGASVTKATSGQAILGIILFHTLFIVSPKAGNNLFGDAQIGEFFRAFISYGVIGVALGLHAWNKRIQAMRKRLEIV from the coding sequence ATGGCTCAAGTTAATCAAATTAAAATAGCTCAACCAAAACTATTAGTAAAAATAAGGAGACTACTATTTGATAATAGTGTTCCCTTATTATTTATTGTAATCTGCTTGGCAGGAGTATATTTCTCAAAATTACCTCTGGTGTTTATTTTGAATACCTTACTCTCCAGAATAACCAGAAACTCTTTTCTGGTTCTTGCCCTTGTTATTCCGGTAATAGCTGGTTTAGGTCTTAACTTTGGAATTGTAATTGGAGCAATGGCTGGACAATTTGCTATCATCATTGTTACTCACTATAAAATCGCCGGCTTTCCTGGTTTTATGATGTGTCTTTTGCTGGCAACTCCCATAGCAATCCTTTTTGGGATAATAACCGCTATGCTGCTTAACAGAACTAAAGGGCAGGAAATGATAACCAGTATGATTGCTGGATTTTTTGCCAATGGAGTTTACCAATTTATTCTTCTTTTTCTGGTCGGAACACTAATTCCAATAAAGAATCCAGATCTGGTACTCAGCAGAGGAATTGGTATCAGGAATACTATAGATCTGGCAACTGAGACTGGACTGAAATATGCTCTTGATGATGTGTTTAAATATCCCCTGTTTAATGTTTTGGTTGCAATATCTATAGCGTTATTAATAGGTCTATGTATAGATTATTATTTAAAAAGAAAAAAGGGTTATGAGGGAATAGATAATTTTAAATTTACTACCCAGATTATCATTATGATATTCGTTCTCGCAGCAAGTCTATATATAATTATGACCGGATCAATTTTAAGAACAGTGAAGCTTCCAATTGTAACTTCTTTATTTATAGCAGCACTGTGGAGTTTTAATGAATTGATTATGAAGACTAAATTAGGGCAGGACTTTAGAACAGTTGGTCATGATATGGAAATTGCTAAGATATCAGGAATAAACGTAGAGAGAACAAGAATAATTGCTATGGTTATTTCTACTGTTTTTGCTGCCTGGGGACAGATTATTTTTCTTCAGAATATTGGAACCCTTTCCACTTATGGAAGTCATGTGCAAATAGCTACCTTTTCAATTGCTGCGATACTTTTGGGAGGAGCATCTGTTACTAAGGCAACTAGTGGTCAGGCCATTCTGGGTATAATTTTATTTCATACCTTATTTATAGTATCACCTAAGGCTGGAAACAATCTTTTTGGAGATGCCCAGATTGGAGAATTTTTCAGAGCCTTTATTTCTTATGGAGTTATTGGAGTTGCTTTAGGACTACATGCCTGGAATAAAAGGATTCAGGCCATGAGAAAACGTCTTGAAATTGTTTAG
- a CDS encoding ABC transporter permease — protein sequence MIELIKKYINNIGLPRLIITLLFIGICVTAVIIGLPVGLLASDVIRRFGMFGVLALAMVPAIQCGTGPNFALPIGIICGLLGSLMTIEFRLTSPVLGYGFISAVLISLPFAIISGWLYGILLNKIKGSEMLVATYTGFSIVSFLQIGWVTLPFTHPEMRWPIGKGLRVTVSLESTFGEVLNRLWGFNIGGIYIPTGLLLFFIGCCWLVWLFSRSKSGIEMVTVGANPKFAAATGINVDKNRIIGTILSTIIGAVGIIVYSLSFGFLQLYLAPLYMAFPAVAAVLIGGASTSKVKISHVIIGTFLFQGLLTVALPVANQMFPEGNLSEVLRMIVQNGIILYALTKMGGES from the coding sequence ATGATTGAATTAATCAAAAAATATATCAACAATATTGGCCTTCCCAGGCTTATTATTACCCTACTTTTTATTGGCATTTGTGTCACAGCCGTTATTATTGGTTTACCTGTAGGTTTGCTGGCTTCTGATGTAATCAGGAGATTTGGAATGTTTGGAGTGCTTGCTCTGGCGATGGTGCCGGCTATTCAATGTGGTACCGGCCCCAATTTTGCCTTACCTATTGGTATCATTTGTGGATTACTAGGTAGTCTTATGACTATTGAATTTAGGCTGACTTCGCCAGTTCTTGGTTATGGTTTTATTTCAGCAGTGCTTATTTCTTTGCCTTTTGCCATAATATCAGGTTGGTTATACGGTATTCTTCTTAATAAAATCAAAGGTTCTGAAATGCTGGTGGCAACCTACACCGGTTTCTCAATTGTGTCTTTTTTACAGATAGGGTGGGTGACCTTACCTTTCACTCATCCGGAAATGAGATGGCCTATCGGCAAGGGCTTAAGAGTTACGGTATCTTTAGAGTCAACTTTTGGAGAGGTCCTTAATAGATTATGGGGTTTTAATATCGGAGGAATATATATACCAACTGGGCTATTACTATTTTTCATCGGGTGTTGCTGGCTGGTATGGCTTTTTTCCAGAAGCAAAAGCGGTATTGAAATGGTTACAGTAGGAGCTAATCCAAAATTTGCTGCAGCAACCGGTATCAATGTAGATAAAAACAGAATTATTGGAACTATTCTATCAACAATAATTGGAGCAGTTGGTATTATAGTATATTCACTTAGTTTTGGTTTCCTGCAATTATATTTAGCACCCCTTTATATGGCTTTCCCTGCCGTTGCAGCTGTTTTAATCGGAGGAGCCTCCACATCCAAGGTAAAAATATCACACGTCATTATAGGAACTTTTTTATTCCAGGGGCTATTAACTGTTGCTTTACCGGTAGCAAACCAGATGTTCCCGGAAGGAAATCTCTCTGAAGTGCTAAGAATGATAGTCCAGAATGGGATAATCCTCTATGCGCTTACTAAGATGGGGGGTGAATCATAA
- a CDS encoding sugar ABC transporter ATP-binding protein has product MAEEYVLQMKNIQKEYYGNKVLKGVNLSVNKGEIHGLIGENGAGKSTLMNILFGMPVIHSTGGYSGNVYINSKKVDIKSPFEAMNMGIGMVHQEFMLIPNFTITENIKLNREITQDNLISKVFKSERLKTLNSSAMAEDARKALNRVGLNIDEWVTIAGLPVGYMQFIEIAREIDKTGIKLLVFDEPTAVLAESEASNLISAMKRLAETGIAILFITHRLSEVISAADNITVLRDGELVAVKAKKDTDVIELAEIMVGRKIDLKGKSDQSREHKDKEVILEIKNLQVDMPGERVNEVDLSIYKGEIFGIGGLAGQGKVGIANGIMGLYPSKGEVFFKGEKLDLNNTRGAINKGLAFVSEDRRGMGLLLDHSLELNIVITAMQNKGKFLKRFGIFSQLDNKEIREYTNKMIRDLDIRCIRPQQLTRQLSGGNQQKVCVARALTLNPEVLFVSEPTRGIDIGAKKLVLDLLIKLNTELGMTIIMTSSELVELRSICDRIAIISNGKVEGILKPSNSDREFGLMMAGEYRRMQQEEAMIND; this is encoded by the coding sequence ATGGCAGAAGAGTATGTATTGCAGATGAAAAATATCCAGAAAGAGTATTATGGCAATAAAGTACTGAAAGGAGTAAATTTATCGGTTAACAAAGGAGAAATCCATGGCCTTATTGGAGAGAATGGTGCCGGTAAGTCTACCCTGATGAATATACTTTTTGGCATGCCTGTTATTCATTCTACTGGTGGATATTCGGGTAATGTCTACATTAATAGTAAGAAAGTAGATATAAAATCACCCTTTGAAGCAATGAACATGGGCATTGGTATGGTACACCAGGAGTTTATGCTCATACCCAATTTTACCATTACCGAAAACATAAAACTTAATAGAGAGATTACCCAGGATAACTTAATTAGTAAAGTATTTAAAAGTGAAAGACTAAAAACTCTCAATAGCAGTGCTATGGCTGAAGATGCCAGAAAAGCCCTTAATAGAGTAGGACTCAATATTGATGAATGGGTGACCATTGCTGGGCTACCTGTGGGATATATGCAGTTTATAGAAATTGCCCGGGAAATTGATAAGACCGGCATTAAGCTTTTAGTATTTGACGAACCTACTGCAGTACTTGCTGAGAGTGAAGCCAGTAATCTTATATCAGCCATGAAAAGATTAGCTGAGACAGGCATAGCTATTCTTTTCATCACACATAGGCTGAGTGAAGTTATTTCCGCAGCAGATAATATTACTGTTTTACGAGATGGTGAGCTAGTAGCAGTCAAGGCAAAAAAGGATACAGATGTAATAGAACTGGCTGAGATAATGGTGGGAAGAAAAATTGATCTAAAAGGAAAATCTGATCAGTCCAGGGAGCATAAAGATAAAGAGGTAATTCTGGAAATCAAGAATTTACAGGTTGATATGCCCGGAGAAAGGGTGAATGAGGTAGATTTAAGTATTTATAAAGGTGAAATTTTTGGTATTGGCGGACTTGCCGGACAGGGTAAAGTCGGCATTGCCAATGGAATTATGGGTCTTTATCCCAGTAAGGGTGAAGTGTTTTTTAAAGGTGAGAAGTTAGATTTGAACAATACCAGGGGAGCTATAAATAAAGGCCTTGCCTTTGTTTCAGAAGATAGAAGGGGAATGGGATTGTTGTTGGATCATTCTCTTGAACTAAATATTGTGATTACCGCTATGCAGAATAAGGGTAAATTTTTGAAGAGATTCGGGATTTTTAGTCAATTAGATAATAAAGAAATAAGAGAATATACGAATAAAATGATCAGAGATTTAGATATAAGATGTATACGACCACAGCAATTAACAAGACAGCTCAGTGGAGGTAATCAACAGAAGGTTTGTGTTGCCCGAGCTTTAACCCTGAATCCTGAAGTATTGTTTGTTTCTGAACCTACACGTGGTATTGATATAGGTGCAAAAAAACTGGTTCTTGATTTACTGATTAAACTAAATACAGAATTAGGTATGACTATTATAATGACTTCCAGTGAATTGGTAGAGCTACGATCTATCTGTGATAGGATTGCTATTATATCTAATGGTAAGGTTGAAGGAATACTTAAACCTAGCAACAGTGATCGAGAATTTGGTCTGATGATGGCAGGAGAATATAGAAGAATGCAACAAGAGGAGGCCATGATTAATGATTGA